The following are from one region of the Novosphingobium humi genome:
- the ettA gene encoding energy-dependent translational throttle protein EttA gives MAAQYAFVMKNMTKTFPGAQKPVLNNISLQFYQGAKIGIVGPNGAGKSTLIKVMAGIDTDYTGEAWAGENITVGYLEQEPQLDNSKTVLENVKDGARETANLVDRFNEISNIMADPPEDVDFDALMEEMGDLQSKIDAVDGWTLDNQLEIAMEALRCPPGDWAVDSLSGGEKRRIALTRLLIQKPDILLLDEPTNHLDAESVEWLENHLKEYHGAVLMITHDRYFLDNVVGWILELDRGKYFPYEGNYSTYLEKKSQRLAQEDREATGRQKAINDELEWIRAGTKGRQTKSKARIKKFEELVASQENRGPGKAQIVIQVPERLGGKVIEAKNISKAFGDKVLFNDLSFLLPPGGIVGVIGPNGAGKSTLFKMITGQEKPDSGTIEIGSTVRLGYVDQSRDHLDPTKNVWEEISDGLDYMKVNGFDTSTRAYVGAFNFKGQDQQKNVGKLSGGERNRVNIAKMLKRGGNVLLLDEPTNDLDVETLAALEEAIENFAGCAVVISHDRFFLDRLATHILAFEGNGHVEWFEGNFEAYEEDKRRRLGDAADRASAGAYKKLTR, from the coding sequence GTGGCCGCCCAATACGCCTTCGTCATGAAGAACATGACGAAAACTTTCCCCGGCGCGCAAAAGCCGGTGCTGAACAACATCAGCCTGCAGTTCTATCAGGGCGCCAAGATCGGCATCGTCGGCCCCAACGGCGCGGGTAAATCGACGCTGATCAAGGTGATGGCCGGTATCGACACCGACTACACCGGCGAGGCATGGGCGGGTGAAAACATCACCGTGGGCTATCTGGAGCAGGAGCCCCAGCTCGACAACAGCAAGACGGTGCTGGAAAACGTCAAGGACGGCGCGCGCGAAACCGCCAATCTGGTCGACCGTTTCAACGAGATCAGCAACATCATGGCCGATCCGCCCGAAGACGTCGATTTCGACGCGCTGATGGAGGAAATGGGCGACCTTCAGAGCAAGATCGACGCGGTGGACGGCTGGACGCTGGACAACCAGCTTGAGATCGCCATGGAAGCGCTGCGCTGCCCCCCCGGCGACTGGGCCGTGGACAGCCTTTCGGGCGGTGAAAAGCGCCGTATCGCGCTGACCCGTCTGCTCATCCAAAAGCCTGACATCCTGCTGCTCGACGAACCGACCAACCATTTGGACGCCGAAAGCGTCGAATGGCTGGAAAACCATCTCAAGGAATATCACGGGGCGGTGCTGATGATCACCCACGACCGCTACTTCCTTGACAATGTGGTGGGCTGGATCCTCGAGCTCGACCGTGGAAAGTACTTCCCCTACGAGGGCAATTACTCGACCTATCTGGAAAAGAAGAGCCAGCGTCTGGCGCAGGAAGACCGCGAGGCCACCGGCCGCCAGAAGGCGATCAACGACGAATTGGAATGGATCCGCGCCGGCACCAAGGGCCGCCAGACCAAGTCCAAGGCCCGTATCAAGAAGTTCGAGGAACTGGTTGCCAGCCAGGAAAACCGTGGCCCCGGCAAGGCCCAGATCGTCATTCAGGTGCCAGAGCGCCTTGGCGGCAAGGTCATCGAGGCCAAGAACATCTCCAAGGCGTTTGGCGACAAGGTGCTGTTCAACGACCTTTCGTTCCTGCTGCCGCCGGGCGGCATCGTGGGCGTGATCGGGCCGAACGGCGCGGGTAAGTCCACGCTGTTCAAGATGATCACCGGTCAGGAAAAGCCCGACAGCGGCACGATCGAGATCGGCTCCACCGTGCGTCTGGGCTATGTTGACCAGAGCCGCGACCACCTTGATCCGACCAAGAACGTCTGGGAAGAAATTTCCGACGGGCTGGACTACATGAAGGTCAACGGCTTCGACACCTCGACGCGCGCCTATGTCGGCGCCTTCAACTTCAAGGGTCAGGATCAGCAGAAGAACGTCGGCAAGCTGTCGGGCGGTGAACGCAACCGCGTCAACATCGCCAAGATGCTCAAGCGCGGCGGCAACGTGCTGCTGCTCGACGAACCGACCAACGATCTTGACGTGGAAACGCTGGCCGCTCTGGAAGAAGCCATCGAGAACTTCGCGGGCTGCGCCGTGGTCATCAGCCACGACCGCTTCTTCCTTGACCGTCTGGCCACGCATATCCTCGCCTTTGAAGGCAACGGCCATGTCGAATGGTTCGAGGGCAATTTCGAGGCCTATGAAGAAGACAAGCGCCGCCGCCTTGGCGATGCGGCCGACCGTGCAAGCGCTGGCGCCTACAAAAAGCTGACGCGCTGA
- a CDS encoding RcnB family protein has protein sequence MKTINGRMRPLANLAMSLALLSIPVQAMAQDNHGDRGGWRGADRSGGERRGGGAPMPSQPQGQPQGQPGGFGGRGGQPSWGGGNAAPAARPAPPAPPAPAAPGGWNGGNRGPDRGGWSGAPGNVQPQRNDGPRGDMQRGDTQHRDGSRGGESWRGNDNWRGGGNESWRGTPGWPQGGANRGAQGWDRGPQGAYNRGPGWNGNRGPGMNAPRGDYRRWTQDWRRDNRYDWQRYRSSNRMAFHIGRYYPPYRGYAYRRLSVGLFLQPLFYSQSYVIYDPYNYRLPAVYGPYQWVRYYDDALLVDTYTGEVVDVLYDFFW, from the coding sequence ATGAAAACGATCAACGGGCGGATGCGCCCTCTGGCCAATCTGGCGATGAGCCTGGCCCTGCTGTCGATCCCGGTGCAGGCGATGGCGCAGGACAATCATGGCGATCGCGGCGGTTGGCGCGGCGCGGACAGGTCGGGCGGCGAACGCCGTGGCGGCGGCGCGCCGATGCCCAGCCAACCTCAGGGCCAGCCCCAGGGCCAACCCGGCGGCTTCGGCGGCCGCGGCGGCCAGCCTTCGTGGGGCGGCGGCAACGCTGCTCCGGCGGCCCGTCCCGCTCCGCCTGCGCCTCCTGCCCCTGCGGCGCCGGGCGGCTGGAACGGCGGCAATCGCGGACCGGATCGCGGCGGTTGGAGCGGCGCCCCCGGCAATGTGCAGCCTCAACGCAATGATGGCCCCCGTGGAGACATGCAGCGCGGCGATACGCAGCACCGGGACGGGTCTCGCGGCGGCGAAAGCTGGCGCGGCAATGATAACTGGCGCGGCGGCGGCAATGAGAGCTGGCGCGGCACGCCCGGCTGGCCTCAGGGCGGCGCCAATCGCGGAGCGCAAGGTTGGGACCGGGGGCCGCAGGGCGCCTATAATCGCGGCCCCGGCTGGAACGGCAATCGCGGCCCCGGCATGAATGCCCCGCGCGGCGACTATCGCCGCTGGACGCAGGACTGGCGCCGCGACAACCGCTATGACTGGCAGCGCTACCGCTCCAGCAACCGGATGGCGTTTCACATCGGGCGCTATTACCCGCCCTATCGCGGCTATGCCTATCGCCGCCTCAGCGTGGGTCTGTTCCTTCAGCCGCTGTTCTACAGCCAGAGCTATGTGATCTATGACCCCTACAACTATCGCCTGCCGGCGGTTTACGGGCCTTATCAATGGGTGCGCTATTACGACGATGCGCTACTGGTAGATACGTATACCGGCGAGGTCGTCGATGTGCTCTACGATTTCTTCTGGTAA
- a CDS encoding prolyl hydroxylase family protein: MTKPDPAPDRDALIAQGDAVRARLDADPYAYRVPLDTMDMYAITDFLSAAECHRFMTLVDEVARPSATFEPGNQQDYRTSFSGDVDRANPFVAMIERRIDDLMGIDPVCGEAIQGQRYAVGQEYRGHCDWFPPLSAYFQQEVPCGGQRSWTAMIYLNEPDEGGETDFMHVGVCVQPRLGMLLAWNNANRNGEVNTYTQHAAKPVIKGQKYVITKWYRTREWSARMADAE; this comes from the coding sequence ATGACCAAACCCGATCCCGCACCCGACCGTGACGCCCTGATCGCCCAGGGCGATGCTGTGCGCGCCCGGCTCGATGCCGACCCCTATGCCTATCGCGTGCCGCTCGACACGATGGATATGTATGCGATCACCGATTTCCTGTCGGCGGCCGAATGCCATCGGTTCATGACGCTGGTGGATGAAGTCGCCCGGCCCTCGGCCACGTTCGAGCCGGGCAACCAGCAGGACTATCGCACCAGCTTTTCCGGTGATGTCGACCGGGCCAATCCCTTTGTGGCGATGATCGAGCGGCGTATCGACGATCTGATGGGCATCGATCCGGTCTGCGGCGAGGCGATACAGGGGCAGCGCTATGCCGTGGGTCAGGAATATCGTGGCCATTGCGACTGGTTCCCGCCGCTTTCGGCCTATTTCCAGCAAGAAGTGCCCTGCGGAGGGCAGCGCAGTTGGACCGCGATGATCTATCTGAACGAACCCGATGAGGGCGGCGAGACCGACTTCATGCATGTCGGCGTCTGTGTTCAGCCGCGTCTGGGCATGTTGCTGGCGTGGAACAACGCCAACCGCAACGGCGAGGTCAACACATACACCCAGCATGCCGCCAAGCCTGTGATCAAAGGGCAGAAATATGTGATCACCAAATGGTATCGCACGCGCGAATGGTCGGCGCGGATGGCGGATGCGGAGTAG
- a CDS encoding methyl-accepting chemotaxis protein, producing MLSGNSSTPGIRQKLVFCLGALAAVSVVQVSAATFLHYRLYAANQALSAAAGAAGGVDGLIMAAVITTLITIVVGAGTLLWAGLFVSRAVVEPVSHLAQCLNAMASGNYDVALEGEDNGDEVAQMYAAAAVFRQTALAKQAADEQQHKVVRALSEGLDRLAAQDLEFRIEAAFPADYEQLRVNFNQALISLAKAIGSVRVGAASVMESIQDIRSASDDMAQRNTQQAATLEETAAAMSQVTDGVQETATRATEVQRAIAETCTQADEGAGVVTRAIDAMAALESSATEIGKIVGVIDGIAFQTNLLALNAGVEAARAGEAGKGFAVVANEVRALAQRSAEAARNIGGLIHDSADQVSGGVALVRETGDLLRHIMGRVGEINEVITDIATSAELQAQNIHQVNNAVSELDRVTQKNAAMVEQTTAATRDLAHEAEQLSAMVRTFRTRDTDARAHSRDKAAARRLSSVPQRNVMPVAGNLALAPAPSGEDWSEF from the coding sequence GTGCTTTCCGGGAACAGTTCAACCCCAGGCATCCGACAGAAGCTGGTGTTCTGCCTTGGCGCGCTGGCGGCGGTCAGCGTGGTGCAGGTGTCGGCGGCGACCTTTCTGCATTACCGGCTCTATGCCGCCAATCAGGCCTTGAGCGCGGCGGCGGGCGCGGCAGGCGGCGTGGACGGGCTGATCATGGCCGCCGTGATCACCACGCTGATCACCATCGTGGTGGGCGCGGGCACCTTGCTGTGGGCGGGGCTGTTCGTCTCGCGCGCGGTGGTCGAGCCGGTGTCGCATCTGGCGCAATGTCTGAACGCCATGGCTTCGGGCAATTACGATGTCGCGCTGGAGGGCGAGGACAATGGCGACGAGGTGGCCCAGATGTATGCCGCCGCCGCCGTGTTCCGCCAAACCGCTCTGGCCAAGCAGGCGGCCGACGAGCAGCAGCACAAGGTCGTGCGCGCCTTGAGCGAAGGACTTGACCGGCTGGCCGCGCAGGATCTGGAATTTCGCATCGAGGCGGCGTTCCCGGCCGATTACGAACAATTGCGCGTCAATTTCAATCAGGCGCTGATCTCGCTGGCCAAGGCGATCGGATCGGTGCGCGTGGGCGCGGCCAGCGTGATGGAATCCATTCAGGACATCCGCAGCGCCAGCGACGACATGGCCCAGCGCAACACCCAGCAGGCCGCGACGCTGGAAGAAACCGCCGCCGCGATGAGTCAGGTGACCGACGGGGTGCAGGAAACCGCCACCCGCGCCACCGAGGTGCAGCGCGCGATTGCCGAAACCTGCACGCAGGCCGACGAGGGCGCGGGCGTGGTGACGCGGGCGATTGACGCGATGGCGGCGCTTGAAAGTTCGGCCACGGAAATCGGCAAGATCGTGGGTGTAATTGACGGGATTGCGTTTCAGACCAACCTTCTGGCGCTCAACGCCGGTGTTGAGGCCGCGCGTGCGGGCGAGGCGGGCAAGGGCTTTGCCGTGGTCGCCAACGAGGTGCGCGCGCTGGCCCAGCGCAGCGCGGAGGCCGCGCGCAACATCGGCGGATTGATCCATGATTCGGCCGATCAGGTTTCGGGGGGCGTCGCTCTTGTGCGCGAGACGGGGGATCTGCTGCGCCACATCATGGGCCGCGTGGGCGAGATCAACGAGGTCATCACAGATATCGCCACCAGCGCCGAATTGCAGGCGCAGAACATCCATCAGGTCAATAATGCCGTCAGCGAACTGGACCGCGTGACCCAGAAGAACGCCGCCATGGTCGAACAGACCACCGCAGCCACCCGCGATCTGGCGCATGAGGCCGAACAGCTTTCGGCCATGGTGCGCACGTTCCGCACCCGCGACACTGATGCACGCGCCCATTCCAGGGACAAGGCCGCCGCCCGGCGCCTGAGCAGCGTGCCCCAGCGCAATGTCATGCCGGTCGCGGGCAATCTGGCGCTGGCCCCCGCGCCATCGGGCGAAGACTGGAGCGAGTTCTAG
- a CDS encoding TIGR03013 family XrtA/PEP-CTERM system glycosyltransferase, translated as MIRLFKHYIPHSVILLGLIDLVLLMISGDFAWRLRADQLGMPSESFETRLQPLIAFALVMQMAMIAVGVYGADALRSVRFASARLLVAVSLGVIALALFNSLFTSQIFWRSTLFYAMLGAIALLVMNRLIVGGILGTAAFRRRVLVLGAGHRAQRLRELGERAESGFVIVGYVGMSEAAPIVEEAIPRTAIHNLKRHVENLGVSEVVLALEERRNALPLKDLLRIKTAGVHVNDFSSFMERETGRVDLDTVNPSWFIFSDGFSSGRAFSSAAKRIFDVIVSLLLLAMTAPVIVLFAILVKLDSKGPAFFRQRRVGLYGQSFDVIKLRSMRLDAEANGAQFAAKNDPRVTRIGNFIRKVRIDELPQTWSVLKGEMSFVGPRPERPEFVSDLEDKLSYYAERHMVKPGITGWAQVNYPYGASLEDSRNKLEYDLYYVKNYTPFLDILIILQTLRVVLWHEGAR; from the coding sequence ATGATTCGTCTTTTCAAACATTACATCCCCCATTCGGTGATCCTGCTTGGATTGATCGATCTGGTTCTGCTGATGATTTCGGGCGACTTTGCCTGGCGCTTGCGGGCGGACCAGTTGGGCATGCCCTCGGAAAGTTTCGAAACGCGCCTGCAACCGCTGATCGCCTTTGCGCTGGTGATGCAGATGGCGATGATCGCGGTGGGGGTTTACGGCGCCGATGCCTTGCGCTCTGTGCGTTTCGCCTCGGCGCGGCTGCTGGTGGCGGTGTCGCTGGGGGTGATCGCGCTGGCCCTGTTCAACTCGCTGTTTACCAGCCAGATTTTTTGGCGTTCCACCCTGTTCTACGCGATGCTGGGGGCGATTGCGCTGCTGGTGATGAACCGGCTGATCGTGGGCGGCATTCTGGGGACGGCGGCGTTTCGGCGCCGGGTGCTGGTGCTGGGCGCGGGCCACCGGGCGCAGCGCCTGCGCGAACTGGGCGAGCGGGCCGAGAGCGGCTTTGTCATCGTCGGTTATGTCGGCATGAGCGAGGCGGCCCCGATTGTCGAGGAAGCGATCCCGCGCACGGCGATCCACAATCTGAAGCGCCATGTCGAAAACCTTGGCGTGTCCGAGGTGGTTCTGGCGCTGGAAGAGCGCCGCAACGCGCTGCCTCTGAAAGACCTGCTGCGCATCAAGACGGCGGGCGTTCACGTCAATGACTTCTCCAGCTTTATGGAGCGCGAGACGGGCCGCGTCGATCTCGATACGGTCAACCCCAGCTGGTTCATCTTCTCGGACGGTTTTTCTTCGGGTCGCGCCTTTTCCAGCGCCGCCAAGCGGATCTTCGATGTGATCGTCAGCCTGCTCCTGCTGGCCATGACGGCGCCGGTGATCGTGCTGTTCGCCATTCTTGTGAAGCTGGACAGCAAGGGCCCCGCCTTCTTCCGCCAGCGCCGGGTGGGCCTGTATGGCCAGAGCTTTGACGTGATCAAGCTGCGCTCGATGCGGCTGGATGCGGAGGCCAATGGCGCGCAATTTGCCGCCAAGAACGATCCGCGCGTCACCCGCATCGGCAATTTCATCCGCAAGGTCCGCATCGACGAACTGCCCCAGACATGGAGCGTGCTGAAAGGCGAGATGAGCTTTGTCGGTCCGCGCCCGGAACGGCCCGAATTCGTCTCTGACCTTGAGGACAAGCTCTCCTATTATGCCGAGCGCCATATGGTAAAGCCCGGCATCACGGGCTGGGCGCAGGTCAATTATCCCTATGGCGCCAGCCTTGAGGATTCGCGCAACAAGCTGGAATATGACCTGTATTACGTAAAGAATTACACGCCTTTCCTCGACATCCTGATCATCCTGCAAACGCTGCGCGTGGTGCTCTGGCACGAGGGGGCACGCTAG
- a CDS encoding lysine--tRNA ligase — MTDEALLAAAQVSKAWPFEEARKIVKRYPNGKPNGEPVLFETGYGPSGLPHIGTFQEVLRTTLVRRAYEVLTGLPTRLVAFSDDMDGLRKVPDNVPNGQVLADNLGKPLSRIPDPFGTHESFAHHNNAMLREFLDQFGFDYEFVSASDRYNSGAFDDALRGVLRAYDKIMGIMLPTLREERRKTYSPILPVSPKSGVVLQVPIEVVDAETGMIRFEDEGEVIEQSVFGGRSKLQWKVDWAMRWVALGVDYEMCGKDLTDSVTQSGKIAAVLGGRKPEGLIYELFLDEKGEKISKSKGNGLTIEQWLTYGSEESLGFYLFRDPKSAKSLHPGIIGRAVDEYWQFREKLATQPIEQQLGNPVWHLLRTNGYQGGEGEKLPVSFGLLLNLVGVLGAHATRDQVWSYLANYVEDARPEAHPALDALVTRALAYNRDFIAPTLHRRKPEEGEAAALAALDEELAATSDDATAELLQNIVYEIGKDPHFGFESLRDWFKALYETLLGSSQGPRMGSFIALYGVENTRKLIAEALEG, encoded by the coding sequence ATGACAGACGAAGCACTTCTTGCCGCCGCACAGGTTTCCAAAGCATGGCCTTTCGAGGAGGCCCGCAAGATCGTGAAACGCTATCCGAACGGGAAACCGAACGGAGAGCCGGTGCTGTTCGAGACGGGCTATGGTCCCTCGGGCCTGCCGCATATCGGCACGTTTCAGGAAGTGTTGCGCACGACGCTGGTGCGCCGCGCCTATGAGGTGCTGACCGGATTGCCGACGCGTCTGGTGGCGTTTTCGGATGACATGGATGGCTTGCGCAAGGTGCCCGACAATGTGCCCAATGGGCAGGTGCTGGCCGACAATCTGGGCAAGCCGTTGAGCCGCATTCCCGATCCTTTCGGTACGCATGAATCTTTTGCGCATCATAACAATGCGATGTTGCGCGAATTCCTTGACCAGTTCGGTTTTGACTACGAGTTCGTTTCGGCCAGCGACCGTTATAACTCCGGCGCGTTTGACGATGCCCTGCGCGGGGTGCTGCGCGCCTATGACAAGATCATGGGCATCATGCTTCCCACGCTGCGCGAGGAGCGCCGCAAGACCTATTCGCCGATCCTGCCCGTTTCGCCCAAGAGCGGGGTGGTGCTGCAGGTTCCCATCGAGGTGGTTGATGCCGAGACCGGCATGATCCGTTTCGAGGATGAGGGCGAAGTGATCGAACAGAGCGTGTTCGGCGGTCGGTCCAAGCTGCAATGGAAGGTCGACTGGGCCATGCGCTGGGTGGCGCTGGGGGTCGATTACGAAATGTGCGGCAAGGATCTCACCGACTCGGTCACGCAATCGGGCAAGATTGCCGCCGTGCTGGGCGGGCGCAAGCCGGAAGGGCTGATCTATGAACTTTTCCTCGACGAAAAGGGCGAGAAGATCAGCAAGTCCAAGGGCAACGGCCTGACCATCGAGCAGTGGCTGACCTATGGCAGCGAGGAATCGCTGGGCTTCTACCTGTTCCGCGACCCCAAGAGCGCCAAGAGCCTGCACCCCGGCATTATTGGCCGCGCGGTGGACGAATATTGGCAGTTCCGCGAAAAGCTGGCCACCCAGCCGATCGAGCAGCAATTGGGCAATCCGGTGTGGCACCTATTGCGCACCAATGGCTATCAGGGCGGCGAGGGTGAGAAGCTGCCGGTCAGTTTTGGCCTGCTGCTCAATCTGGTTGGCGTGCTGGGCGCCCATGCGACGCGCGATCAGGTCTGGTCCTACCTCGCCAATTATGTCGAGGATGCCCGGCCCGAAGCGCATCCCGCACTCGATGCGCTGGTGACGCGCGCGCTCGCCTATAACCGCGACTTTATCGCGCCCACTCTGCACCGCCGCAAGCCGGAGGAAGGCGAGGCCGCCGCTCTGGCCGCGCTGGATGAGGAACTGGCCGCGACCAGCGATGATGCCACGGCCGAATTGCTGCAGAACATCGTCTATGAAATCGGCAAGGATCCGCATTTCGGTTTCGAGAGCCTGCGTGACTGGTTCAAGGCGCTCTACGAGACGCTGCTGGGCAGCTCGCAGGGGCCGCGTATGGGCTCGTTCATCGCGCTTTATGGTGTCGAGAATACGCGCAAGCTGATTGCTGAGGCATTGGAGGGGTGA
- a CDS encoding M28 family peptidase has translation MASPACAAGGDARSSQALSIITDLTTDVGQRLGGTDREAAARDWAVARLRALGFANVRTEPFPIAGWVRGEEKAAITAPVPQKLAVTALGYSGATPAQGVTGELVYFPTLAALKLAPEGSLRGKIAFVDHAMKAAQDGGGYGPFGEARRQGPTIAAAKGASALLIRSIGTDHTRSPHTGVTRRPPQGEPLPSGAVSNPDADLIARLAAKGQPLTASLTLTPRFTGEVMSGNVIAELPGRDPKLAPILVACHLDSWDLGQGAIDDASGCGIITAAALEAARSGQLARTIRVLWAGTEEMGGFGGQAYAKAHANDPHAVVMESDTGADRVFRFLFRMAPQDKPLAERIGAELAKMGIYTGEGTPEGGEDVGYIAEKQKLAVIDLNQDMTRYFDWHHTPDDTLDKIDPAQLQQNVDAWAAVLKILGSYTGTINPVG, from the coding sequence ATGGCTTCTCCTGCCTGCGCGGCGGGGGGCGATGCCCGTTCATCCCAAGCTCTCTCGATCATCACTGACCTGACCACCGATGTGGGACAGCGTCTTGGCGGCACCGACCGCGAGGCCGCCGCGCGCGACTGGGCGGTGGCTCGGCTGCGGGCGCTGGGCTTTGCCAATGTGCGGACGGAACCTTTCCCCATCGCAGGCTGGGTGCGCGGCGAGGAAAAGGCGGCCATCACCGCGCCCGTGCCGCAGAAACTGGCGGTGACGGCGCTGGGCTATTCGGGCGCGACCCCGGCCCAGGGGGTGACGGGCGAATTGGTCTATTTCCCCACGCTCGCGGCGCTCAAACTGGCGCCGGAAGGGTCGCTGCGGGGCAAGATCGCCTTTGTCGACCATGCGATGAAAGCGGCGCAGGACGGTGGCGGCTATGGCCCCTTTGGCGAGGCGCGGCGGCAGGGGCCGACCATCGCGGCGGCCAAGGGCGCCTCGGCGCTGCTGATCCGCTCGATCGGCACCGATCATACGCGCAGCCCCCATACCGGCGTGACGCGCAGGCCGCCGCAGGGCGAGCCTTTGCCATCGGGCGCAGTGTCCAATCCCGATGCCGATCTCATCGCGCGGCTGGCCGCCAAGGGGCAGCCTTTGACCGCCAGCCTCACCTTGACTCCGCGTTTTACCGGAGAGGTGATGTCGGGCAATGTGATTGCCGAATTGCCGGGGCGCGATCCCAAACTGGCGCCGATCCTTGTCGCCTGCCATCTCGACAGTTGGGATCTGGGGCAGGGGGCGATTGACGACGCCTCGGGCTGCGGCATCATCACCGCCGCCGCGCTGGAGGCGGCGCGCTCGGGCCAATTGGCACGCACGATCCGCGTCCTGTGGGCCGGGACCGAGGAAATGGGCGGCTTTGGCGGACAGGCCTATGCCAAGGCCCATGCCAATGATCCCCATGCGGTGGTGATGGAATCGGACACCGGCGCCGACCGCGTGTTCCGCTTCCTGTTCCGCATGGCGCCGCAGGACAAGCCTCTGGCCGAGCGGATCGGGGCGGAGCTGGCCAAGATGGGCATCTATACCGGCGAGGGCACGCCCGAGGGTGGCGAGGATGTCGGCTATATTGCCGAGAAGCAGAAGCTGGCCGTGATCGACCTTAATCAGGACATGACCCGCTATTTCGACTGGCACCACACGCCCGACGACACGCTGGACAAGATCGACCCGGCGCAATTGCAGCAGAATGTCGATGCATGGGCGGCGGTGTTGAAAATTTTGGGTTCCTATACCGGCACGATCAACCCGGTGGGCTGA